DNA sequence from the Desulforamulus hydrothermalis Lam5 = DSM 18033 genome:
TTCTGGTTTTAGCTTGCCCTTTAGCCTATAGCTTGTCCCGTTGATATAAAATATCCGGGCATGATGGACAAGCCGGTCAATTATGGCCGCCGCCACCACCTGGTCAGAAAATATCCCCCCCCATTCATTAAAGTTATAATTGCTGGTTAAGATAATACTTCCCTTCTCATAGCGCATGGAGACCAAGCGGAAAAGAAGATCGGCCTGCTCTTTGCTTACTGGCATATAACCAAGTTCATCTATTATCAAAAGATTAAGCCGGGAATAGCCCAGGAGCTTGTCCATAAGACTACCATCCCGTGAGCTTAGCATTAATTCTTCCATCAGCTTCTGGGCAGTAATAAATACCACTCGGTATTTGGCCATGCATGCCTTAATACCAAGGGCTACTGACAGGTGGGTCTTGCCCACCCCAGGCGGGCCTAAGAAAATTACATTTTCCTTTTTCTCAATAAAGTCCAAAGAACTTAAGCTGATGATTTCTTTTTCTCTTAGTGAAGGCTGAAAGCTAAAGTCAAATTCCTCCAATGTTTTAATATATGGAAAGCGGGCTTTGTTAATTTTAGTCCTGACTGTTCCCTCGTTTTTTCTTTTTAATTCCTCTTCGAATAACAGAGAGAGGTATTCTTTATAAGACAAGTTGTTTTGACTTGCCTTTTCCGTGATTTCCTGATAATGTGTAAGTACACCTTTCAGTTTTAATGCTTTCATCTGGCTTTCTAAATAACTGGTCAACTTATTGCTCATGAAATTGCCGCCTCGCTTTCATTCAGGTCATAATAAGAAAGGTCACGTTTAATTTTCATTGATGGCAGATTAAGATTTGTCTTGTTATAACCAGCCAAAGAAAGCGGGGTAATTTCTTTTTTCTCCAGTAGTCTTTTAATACTATTTTTGTGAAAAGAGCCGATATTCAGACATTCTTTTATGGCTGTAATAATTTCTTCAGTGGTATATATGTTTTGGTAGCGTATAATTTCTGCTAAATGCCAGTAGAGGTTGGCACCTGCCTGATTACGCAGGCCCTCCAGATAAACCTGGCCAGCTTCGCCAAAAGTGCTGATAAACTTCTCTACCAGAGCGGAACGAACTCTGGTTTTCTTTTCTTGAAATTGACGATTCATAGCCTCATGTTCCGGGTGGACCGGACGGCTGGCTTGTTTCTGCAGGTAAAGATCAAACTCACTCAGCAGTTTTCCAGCCTCGTCATATACTTTCATTCGCCGTCCATAGATAATCTCTGTCCACACCCTTTTTGTGCAGTAGCGCATGGGGACGGGATAAAGATTACCCTCATAGGAAATATAGCCATCATTACTTACCCTCCTGGGTTCTTTGAATTGTAATAAAGCCGGTTCGATAGAAGGTATTTTCAACAGGTGTGCTTTTTCTTCTTCTTCAAACATTTGCTCCGGTGGCCGCCCCAACGTGCTGTGGGGTCTTTTATTGTATTCATCCTGGAATTCTCTAAGTTTAACGGCAAAATCACTTAAACTGTCCACCTCCAGGCCACGCAGCAGTTGTTCCTGAACATAATAAAACGGACGTTCAACTTTTCCTTTTGTTCTGGCACGGTACTTTTCGCAGGCTGATGGCTGGATACCATATAAACCACAGAACTTTAGAAAATCATCATTGTAACGAACGATACCGTCCCCCGGTGGGTAATAACCATTTGCTTGGCATTGTCCATTACCAGTTCCAGAGCATACCCGCCAAAAAAATCAAAGGATTCAGCAAGGGCACGGATTACGTCGGCCGTGGTTATACTCAAAGAGAAGGCATAATGTTTCATCCGACTGCATGATAAGACTACTTCATGGATATATATTTTTACTGGCTTTCCGGCAACCGGCAGCATCCACTCCTTCCAATCATACTGCATCTGCCTGCCAGGATCAGTTTCAACACGGGTAGTAGCTAATTTATCGGCCTTATCATCTTCTTTAAAGGCTCGCAGGAAACGGTGTACACTGGATAAAGAGCCTTTGTAGCCTTTTTGAACCAATTCTTTGTGGATTCTTGTACCAATATAGCCTTTATGGAGCATAGTTTGGATTTCTTCACGGTACTGATCAAGTTGTTTTTCATGCTTTCTGGCCTTAAACTCCGGCGGATTAACATCTCTTAGGTATTTTCTAACGGTGTTTCTTGATACGCCCACTGTTTTGGCTATTTTTCTGAATGCTAACCCCCTGGGCATACAGAGCTTTAAAACGTTGCCATTTGTACATTACTGACCAACTTTTTTTTGCATCCCCCTTTTCGGGGGAAATTTTATCATATGGGTGGGGCAGTTTTATTTGACAATCAAGGGGTCAATTCTATTTTACGAACTATAAGGTGGACCGGGGCCCTTGGCGGGAATTGAAAAAGGGAAAAATAAGTCTGGGCCGAACCAAAAGGGGGGGTAGGAATAAACCAACCCGCCCAACAAAAAATCTTTTTGCCCAGAATGGCTAAAAAAAACCCCCCAAATTTTTTCGGCCATAAA
Encoded proteins:
- the istB gene encoding IS21-like element helper ATPase IstB → MSNKLTSYLESQMKALKLKGVLTHYQEITEKASQNNLSYKEYLSLLFEEELKRKNEGTVRTKINKARFPYIKTLEEFDFSFQPSLREKEIISLSSLDFIEKKENVIFLGPPGVGKTHLSVALGIKACMAKYRVVFITAQKLMEELMLSSRDGSLMDKLLGYSRLNLLIIDELGYMPVSKEQADLLFRLVSMRYEKGSIILTSNYNFNEWGGIFSDQVVAAAIIDRLVHHARIFYINGTSYRLKGKLKPENNPLK
- a CDS encoding Mu transposase domain-containing protein, whose product is MVRYNDDFLKFCGLYGIQPSACEKYRARTKGKVERPFYYVQEQLLRGLEVDSLSDFAVKLREFQDEYNKRPHSTLGRPPEQMFEEEEKAHLLKIPSIEPALLQFKEPRRVSNDGYISYEGNLYPVPMRYCTKRVWTEIIYGRRMKVYDEAGKLLSEFDLYLQKQASRPVHPEHEAMNRQFQEKKTRVRSALVEKFISTFGEAGQVYLEGLRNQAGANLYWHLAEIIRYQNIYTTEEIITAIKECLNIGSFHKNSIKRLLEKKEITPLSLAGYNKTNLNLPSMKIKRDLSYYDLNESEAAIS
- a CDS encoding transposase, which produces MPRGLAFRKIAKTVGVSRNTVRKYLRDVNPPEFKARKHEKQLDQYREEIQTMLHKGYIGTRIHKELVQKGYKGSLSSVHRFLRAFKEDDKADKLATTRVETDPGRQMQYDWKEWMLPVAGKPVKIYIHEVVLSCSRMKHYAFSLSITTADVIRALAESFDFFGGYALELVMDNAKQMVITHRGTVSFVTMMIF